In Microbacterium pumilum, the following proteins share a genomic window:
- a CDS encoding GlxA family transcriptional regulator, whose protein sequence is MKTVAVIVQDGFAPFEFGVACEAFGLDRTDDGIPNFDFRIVTPDPGVVQSKIGFSINVENDLSFAYEADLVVVSPTPHEYWAHTDERVLDAVRAAVERQAWVLSVCSGSFILGAAGVLDGRKATTHWMYADVMARMYPKVDVDPDVLYVQDGRIITSAGTAAGLDACLHLLRQELGAEMTNRIARRMVVPPQRDGGQAQFIDKPLPQVASLSLAPVTDWMLDNLRHELTVDQLAAKAHMSPRTFARRFRADLGATPAAWLARQRIIHAQRLLEKTNLGLDRIAYESGFGSAAVLRQNFARVLATTPTAYRARFCCTREAMEAAGAESAVLETVA, encoded by the coding sequence ATGAAGACAGTCGCCGTGATCGTCCAGGATGGTTTCGCACCGTTCGAGTTCGGCGTCGCGTGTGAGGCCTTCGGCCTCGATCGGACGGATGACGGCATCCCGAACTTCGACTTCCGCATCGTGACACCGGATCCCGGTGTCGTGCAGTCCAAGATCGGCTTCTCGATCAATGTCGAGAACGATCTGTCGTTCGCCTACGAGGCCGATCTCGTCGTCGTGTCGCCGACGCCTCACGAGTACTGGGCGCACACGGATGAGCGCGTGCTGGACGCCGTTCGCGCTGCCGTCGAGCGCCAGGCCTGGGTGCTGAGCGTCTGCAGCGGGTCTTTCATCCTCGGAGCAGCCGGAGTGCTCGACGGCCGCAAAGCGACGACGCACTGGATGTACGCGGACGTCATGGCGCGGATGTACCCGAAGGTCGATGTCGACCCCGACGTGCTCTACGTGCAGGACGGCCGCATCATCACGAGCGCCGGCACCGCGGCCGGCCTCGACGCGTGCCTGCACCTGCTGCGGCAGGAGCTCGGCGCCGAGATGACGAACCGCATCGCGCGGCGCATGGTCGTGCCGCCTCAGCGTGACGGCGGCCAGGCCCAGTTCATCGACAAGCCGCTGCCGCAGGTCGCATCTCTCTCGCTCGCTCCCGTGACCGACTGGATGCTCGACAACCTGCGCCACGAGCTCACCGTCGACCAGCTCGCAGCGAAGGCGCACATGTCTCCCCGAACGTTCGCGCGGCGCTTCCGGGCCGACCTCGGAGCCACGCCCGCGGCATGGCTCGCGCGACAGCGGATCATCCACGCCCAGCGCCTGCTCGAGAAGACCAACCTCGGCCTCGACCGCATCGCCTACGAGAGCGGCTTCGGCTCCGCAGCGGTGCTCCGCCAGAACTTCGCCCGCGTCCTCGCCACGACCCCGACCGCGTACCGCGCGCGCTTCTGCTGCACGCGCGAGGCGATGGAGGCCGCCGGGGCCGAATCGGCCGTGCTCGAAACGGTCGCCTGA
- a CDS encoding ABC transporter ATP-binding protein — MSAPDILTEEERLELELAEQARQSSGDWDSVKPGKATNFSKSFFRLIGLLKPHAVAFIFVSILGAIGVVLAVIAPKILGEATNIIFEGFASNALAAQFPPGTSQEAVVTALNLAGQTDLANMISAMDGFVVGAGVDFTALRMVVVTVMAIYVVSSLLNWVQGYVINVIMVRTMWQLRESVEAKINRLPLSYFDKVQRGELISRVTNDIDNITQTMQQSLSTVVTSILTVVGVLIMMFSISWQLSIVALISLPLMAVIFGVIGPRSQKAFGIQWRKVGRLNARVEESFSGHALVKVFGREADSREKFQIENEELYEASFKAQFLSGMIMPGMMFIGNLTYVGIAVLGGLMVANGQLRLGDVQAFIQYSQQFTQPLSELGGMAAVVQSGTASAERVFELLDADEQEPDSPDAPALRQAQGPGWGGVIEFENVAFSYTSDRPLITDLSFRVEPGQTVAIVGPTGAGKTTLVNLIMRFYELDGGRILLDGQDIAELTRDDVRSRTGMVLQDPWLFAGTIRDNIRYGRESATDEEIVDAAKATRVDRFVHSLPEGYDTVLDEDASNVSAGEKQLITIARAFVAQPSVLILDEATSSVDTRTELLLQHAMAALREGRTSFVIAHRLSTIRDADLILVMEHGDIVEKGSHDELIAERGAYWRLYQSQFEQAATDLDAEAVLLETGAVPVGGGGSDAGDDVRDA; from the coding sequence ATGAGCGCCCCCGACATCCTCACCGAGGAAGAGCGGCTCGAACTCGAGCTCGCCGAGCAGGCTCGTCAGAGCTCGGGCGACTGGGACAGCGTCAAGCCCGGCAAGGCCACGAACTTCAGCAAGAGCTTCTTCCGCCTGATCGGGCTGCTGAAGCCGCACGCGGTCGCGTTCATCTTCGTGTCGATCCTCGGCGCGATCGGTGTCGTGCTCGCGGTGATCGCGCCGAAGATCCTCGGCGAAGCGACGAACATCATCTTCGAGGGTTTCGCCTCCAATGCCCTTGCAGCGCAGTTCCCGCCGGGCACTTCGCAGGAGGCGGTGGTCACGGCGCTGAACCTCGCAGGTCAGACCGACCTCGCCAACATGATCTCCGCGATGGACGGCTTCGTCGTCGGTGCCGGAGTCGACTTCACGGCACTGCGGATGGTGGTCGTCACGGTGATGGCGATCTATGTCGTGTCGTCGCTTCTGAACTGGGTGCAGGGCTACGTCATCAACGTCATCATGGTCCGCACGATGTGGCAGCTGCGGGAGTCGGTCGAGGCGAAGATCAACCGGCTGCCGCTCTCGTACTTCGACAAGGTGCAGCGCGGTGAGCTGATCTCGCGCGTGACCAACGACATCGACAACATCACGCAGACGATGCAGCAGTCGCTCTCGACCGTCGTCACCTCGATCCTGACCGTGGTCGGCGTGCTGATCATGATGTTCTCGATCTCGTGGCAGCTGTCGATCGTCGCGCTCATCTCGCTCCCGCTGATGGCCGTGATCTTCGGTGTCATCGGACCCCGCTCGCAGAAGGCGTTCGGCATCCAGTGGCGCAAGGTCGGGCGTCTGAACGCCCGCGTCGAGGAGTCCTTCTCGGGTCACGCGCTCGTGAAGGTGTTCGGCCGCGAGGCAGACTCGCGCGAGAAGTTCCAGATCGAGAACGAGGAGCTCTACGAAGCCAGCTTCAAGGCCCAGTTCCTCTCCGGCATGATCATGCCGGGCATGATGTTCATCGGGAACCTGACCTACGTGGGGATCGCGGTGCTCGGCGGGCTGATGGTCGCGAACGGCCAGCTGCGCCTCGGCGATGTGCAGGCCTTCATCCAGTACTCGCAGCAGTTCACCCAGCCGCTGTCCGAGCTGGGCGGCATGGCCGCCGTCGTCCAGTCGGGCACGGCCTCGGCCGAGCGTGTGTTCGAGCTGCTGGATGCCGACGAGCAGGAGCCGGATTCACCCGATGCGCCCGCCCTTCGACAGGCTCAGGGACCGGGGTGGGGAGGCGTCATCGAGTTCGAGAACGTGGCGTTCTCGTATACGTCTGACCGCCCGCTCATCACCGACCTGTCGTTCCGTGTCGAGCCGGGCCAGACCGTCGCGATCGTGGGACCGACCGGTGCGGGCAAGACGACGCTGGTGAACCTCATCATGCGGTTCTACGAGCTCGACGGCGGCCGCATCCTGCTCGACGGACAGGACATCGCCGAGCTCACGCGCGACGACGTCCGCTCGCGTACCGGCATGGTGCTGCAGGATCCGTGGCTGTTCGCCGGCACGATCCGTGACAACATCCGCTACGGGCGCGAGTCCGCGACTGATGAAGAGATCGTGGACGCCGCCAAGGCGACGCGTGTCGACCGCTTCGTGCACTCGCTGCCGGAGGGCTACGACACGGTGCTCGACGAGGATGCCTCGAACGTCTCGGCCGGCGAGAAGCAGCTCATCACGATCGCGCGTGCGTTCGTGGCGCAGCCGTCGGTGCTGATCCTCGACGAGGCCACGTCATCCGTCGATACGCGCACCGAGCTGCTCCTGCAGCACGCGATGGCTGCGCTGCGCGAGGGACGCACGTCGTTCGTGATCGCGCACCGCCTGTCGACGATTCGGGATGCCGACCTCATCCTCGTGATGGAGCACGGCGACATCGTCGAGAAGGGTTCGCACGACGAGCTCATCGCCGAACGCGGTGCGTACTGGCGCCTGTACCAGTCGCAGTTCGAGCAGGCCGCGACCGACCTGGACGCCGAGGCCGTGCTCCTCGAGACCGGCGCGGTGCCTGTCGGCGGCGGTGGATCGGACGCCGGCGACGACGTCCGGGATGCCTGA
- a CDS encoding glycosyltransferase: MTDPATPDDSSAPGRSPRALTIVIGADTFSPHVNGAARFAERLAAGLVARGHDVHVMAPSRTHGPHGTFTEVIEGQPMTIHRIHSHRYWPHDWLTFVFPWMTKYYSRQVLNKVTPDVVHIQSHINLGRGLAREARKRGIPIIATNHVMAENVVDFTTLPPLLDKFVIKVAWDDAARTFAMTRAVTTPTRKAADFLESTIDIHNVIPISCGIEASNYTPDYTARDANRLVFVGRLTTEKQIDVVLRAVTKLDPSLDVTFDIIGNGDQRRNLEHLIRELGLSDRVTFHGLTSDEELRATLSRASLFVIASIAELQSIATMEAMASGLPIVAANAVALPHLVHDGENGYLFEPGNVDDLAAKLTKVLTQSADERVRMQHASREGVKVHDMQRTLDTFEALYRGEPIPE, translated from the coding sequence GTGACCGATCCCGCGACGCCCGACGACTCCTCCGCCCCCGGGAGGAGTCCCCGAGCGCTGACGATCGTCATCGGCGCCGACACCTTCTCACCTCACGTCAACGGGGCTGCACGCTTCGCCGAGCGTCTCGCCGCAGGACTTGTGGCCCGTGGACACGACGTCCACGTGATGGCGCCGAGCAGGACGCATGGCCCGCACGGCACCTTCACGGAAGTGATCGAGGGGCAGCCGATGACGATCCATCGGATCCACTCCCATCGGTACTGGCCGCACGACTGGCTGACGTTCGTGTTCCCGTGGATGACGAAGTACTACTCGCGCCAGGTGCTGAACAAGGTCACCCCGGATGTCGTCCACATCCAGTCCCACATCAATCTGGGCCGTGGCCTCGCGCGTGAGGCCCGCAAGCGCGGCATCCCGATCATCGCGACGAACCATGTCATGGCGGAGAACGTCGTCGACTTCACGACGCTGCCTCCCCTCCTCGACAAGTTCGTCATCAAGGTCGCATGGGACGATGCCGCCCGCACGTTCGCCATGACCCGGGCGGTCACGACGCCGACGCGCAAGGCGGCGGACTTCCTCGAGTCGACGATCGACATCCACAATGTCATCCCGATCAGCTGCGGCATCGAGGCGAGCAACTACACCCCCGACTACACCGCTCGCGACGCGAACCGGCTGGTGTTCGTCGGACGCCTGACCACCGAGAAGCAGATCGACGTGGTGCTGCGCGCCGTGACGAAGCTCGATCCGTCGCTCGACGTCACGTTCGACATCATCGGCAACGGCGACCAGCGCCGCAATCTCGAGCACCTCATCAGGGAGCTCGGGCTCTCGGACCGCGTGACGTTCCACGGCCTCACCTCAGACGAAGAGCTGCGCGCGACCCTGAGCCGGGCGAGTCTCTTCGTCATCGCGTCGATCGCCGAACTCCAGTCCATCGCGACCATGGAGGCCATGGCATCCGGTCTGCCGATCGTGGCCGCGAATGCGGTCGCGCTTCCGCACCTCGTCCACGACGGCGAGAACGGATACCTCTTCGAGCCCGGCAACGTCGACGATCTCGCCGCCAAGCTGACGAAGGTGCTCACGCAGTCCGCCGACGAGCGCGTGCGCATGCAGCATGCCTCGCGCGAGGGCGTCAAGGTGCACGACATGCAGCGCACGCTCGACACGTTCGAAGCGCTCTACCGCGGCGAACCGATCCCCGAGTAG
- a CDS encoding ATP-dependent Clp protease ATP-binding subunit, translating into MNATQTPGQEDARSALEQFGINLTDRARQGKLDPVIGRDSEIRRVSQVLTRRTKNNPVLIGEPGVGKTAVVEGLAQRIVAGDVAESLKDKELVTIDISALVAGAMYRGQFEERLKSVLKEITDSDGRIITFIDELHVLMGAGGGEGSVAASNMLKPMLARGELRMIGATTLNEYREFIEKDAALERRFQQVYVGEPSVEDTVAILRGLKERYEAHHKVAIADAALVAAASLSHRYIPSRQLPDKAIDLIDEAASRLRMEIDSAPLEIDELRRHVDRLKLEELALKREKDAASKERLALLRATLEAEQDKLGELQTRWEHERASLNRVGDLKTKLDAARMEAERAQREGNLEKASRLLYADIPALERQLVEAEREEPAGDRMVNDQVTDEDIAAVIAAWTGIPVGRLLQGETEKLLHLETELGKRLIGQKEAVKAVSDAVRRSRAGISDPDRPTGSFLFLGPTGVGKTELAKALADFLFDDEHAMVRIDMSEYGEKHSVSRLVGAPPGYIGYEQGGQLTEAVRRRPYSVVLLDEVEKAHPEVFDVLLQVMDDGRLTDGQGRTVDFKNVILILTSNLGSPILIDPTLSIEQKREQVQGLVRQAFKPEFINRLDDIVIFQALTEDDLAQIVELSVDALHRRLKDRRLSLAVTPDARAWLAERGYDPVFGARPLRRLVQSEIQDRLAMGILSGGVRDGDVVRVDVAADGSSLVLTSDGPAAPPEPPFDDDDDEVIEAILED; encoded by the coding sequence ATGAACGCCACACAGACACCCGGTCAGGAGGATGCGCGCAGCGCCCTCGAGCAGTTCGGGATCAATCTCACCGACCGCGCCCGTCAGGGCAAGCTCGACCCGGTCATCGGCCGCGACAGCGAGATCCGGCGCGTCAGCCAGGTGCTGACCCGCCGGACCAAGAACAACCCCGTGCTCATCGGCGAGCCCGGAGTCGGCAAGACCGCCGTCGTCGAGGGCCTCGCCCAGCGCATCGTCGCCGGCGACGTCGCCGAATCGCTCAAGGACAAAGAGCTCGTCACGATCGACATCTCCGCGCTCGTCGCCGGTGCGATGTACCGCGGGCAGTTCGAGGAGCGCCTGAAGAGCGTGCTCAAGGAGATCACCGACTCCGACGGACGCATCATCACGTTCATCGACGAACTCCATGTGCTCATGGGCGCGGGCGGTGGCGAGGGATCGGTGGCGGCATCCAACATGCTCAAGCCCATGCTGGCCCGCGGCGAACTGCGCATGATCGGCGCCACCACCCTCAACGAGTACCGCGAGTTCATCGAGAAGGATGCGGCGCTCGAGCGCCGCTTCCAGCAGGTCTACGTCGGCGAGCCGAGCGTCGAAGACACCGTCGCGATCCTCCGCGGCCTCAAGGAGCGCTACGAGGCGCACCACAAGGTCGCCATCGCGGATGCCGCGCTCGTGGCCGCCGCATCCCTCTCGCATCGCTACATCCCGAGCCGCCAGCTGCCTGACAAGGCGATCGACCTCATCGACGAGGCCGCGTCGAGGCTGCGCATGGAGATCGACTCGGCGCCGCTCGAGATCGACGAGCTGCGCCGGCACGTCGACCGCCTCAAGCTCGAAGAGCTCGCGCTCAAGCGGGAGAAGGATGCCGCGTCGAAGGAGCGCCTCGCCCTGCTGCGTGCCACGCTCGAGGCCGAGCAGGACAAGCTCGGCGAGCTCCAAACCCGTTGGGAGCACGAGCGTGCCTCCCTCAACCGCGTCGGCGACCTCAAAACGAAGCTGGACGCCGCTCGCATGGAGGCCGAACGCGCGCAGCGCGAGGGCAACCTCGAGAAGGCGTCGCGACTGCTGTATGCCGACATCCCGGCCCTCGAGCGTCAGCTCGTCGAAGCCGAGCGCGAAGAGCCCGCGGGGGATCGGATGGTGAACGACCAGGTCACCGACGAAGACATCGCCGCCGTGATCGCGGCCTGGACCGGCATCCCGGTCGGCAGGCTGCTGCAGGGCGAGACCGAGAAGCTCCTGCACCTCGAGACCGAACTCGGCAAGCGGCTGATCGGGCAGAAGGAAGCCGTCAAGGCCGTCTCCGATGCCGTGCGCCGCTCACGTGCCGGCATCAGCGACCCCGATCGTCCGACCGGCTCGTTCCTGTTCCTCGGACCCACCGGCGTCGGCAAGACCGAGCTCGCGAAGGCGCTGGCCGATTTCCTCTTCGACGACGAGCACGCCATGGTGCGCATCGACATGTCGGAGTACGGCGAGAAGCACTCGGTCTCACGTCTCGTCGGCGCCCCTCCCGGGTACATCGGCTACGAGCAGGGTGGGCAGCTGACCGAGGCGGTGCGCCGCCGTCCGTACAGCGTCGTGCTGCTCGACGAGGTCGAGAAGGCGCACCCCGAGGTCTTCGACGTGCTGCTGCAGGTGATGGATGACGGCCGCCTGACCGATGGCCAGGGCCGCACGGTCGACTTCAAGAACGTCATCCTGATCCTGACCTCGAACCTCGGCTCGCCGATCCTCATCGACCCGACGCTGTCGATCGAGCAGAAGCGCGAGCAGGTGCAGGGACTGGTGCGCCAGGCGTTCAAGCCCGAGTTCATCAACCGGCTCGACGACATCGTCATCTTCCAGGCCCTCACCGAGGACGACCTGGCTCAGATCGTCGAGCTCTCCGTCGATGCGCTCCACCGCCGTCTCAAGGATCGTCGACTCTCGCTGGCCGTCACCCCCGACGCCCGCGCGTGGCTCGCCGAGCGCGGGTACGACCCGGTGTTCGGAGCGCGGCCGCTGCGCCGGCTCGTCCAGTCCGAGATCCAGGACCGCCTCGCGATGGGCATCCTCTCGGGCGGAGTGCGCGACGGCGACGTGGTGCGGGTGGATGTCGCGGCCGACGGGTCTTCGCTCGTGCTGACGAGCGACGGGCCGGCCGCGCCACCTGAGCCGCCGTTCGATGACGACGACGACGAGGTCATCGAGGCGATCCTCGAGGATTGA
- a CDS encoding formylglycine-generating enzyme family protein, producing MVPIAGGTFLMGSDEFYPDERPVHERTVEAFEIDRYEVTNEDFVAFVADTGYVTVAERPIDPATMPDADPADLVPGAMVFTPTGGPVDLDDWRQWWRWEPGAYWRAPEGPGSSIDERMRHPVVHVAFEDAQAYAAWAGKRLPTEAEHEFAARGGLAGARFAWGDDIYPDGVAQANSWLGRFPYDNQGVGDAAAVGSYPPNGFGLYDMTGNVWEWTTDYYTPRHLRLSDKPVDGGKRNNLLAAASAQEGFPMIPRRVLKGGSHLCSPDYCLRFRPAARSPQAEDTGMSHIGFRCARSV from the coding sequence ATGGTGCCCATCGCGGGGGGCACCTTCCTGATGGGCTCGGACGAGTTCTACCCAGACGAGCGCCCGGTGCACGAACGAACGGTCGAGGCGTTCGAGATCGACCGCTACGAGGTCACGAACGAGGACTTCGTCGCCTTCGTCGCCGACACCGGCTACGTCACGGTCGCCGAGCGACCGATAGACCCCGCCACGATGCCCGACGCCGATCCGGCCGACCTCGTTCCGGGCGCCATGGTCTTCACTCCCACCGGGGGTCCGGTGGACCTCGACGACTGGCGCCAGTGGTGGCGGTGGGAGCCCGGCGCGTACTGGCGCGCGCCCGAAGGACCCGGTTCATCGATCGACGAGCGGATGCGGCATCCTGTCGTGCACGTCGCGTTCGAAGACGCGCAGGCGTATGCCGCGTGGGCCGGCAAGCGTCTGCCGACCGAGGCGGAGCACGAGTTCGCGGCACGCGGTGGACTCGCCGGCGCTCGATTCGCCTGGGGCGATGACATCTACCCCGACGGCGTTGCGCAGGCGAACTCGTGGCTCGGCCGCTTTCCGTATGACAACCAGGGCGTCGGCGATGCGGCCGCGGTCGGCTCCTACCCGCCGAACGGGTTCGGACTCTACGACATGACGGGCAACGTGTGGGAGTGGACGACCGACTACTACACGCCGCGGCACCTGCGACTCTCGGACAAGCCAGTCGACGGCGGCAAGCGGAACAATCTCCTCGCTGCGGCGAGCGCACAGGAGGGATTCCCCATGATCCCCCGACGCGTGCTGAAGGGCGGTTCGCACCTCTGCTCACCGGACTACTGCCTGCGCTTCCGGCCCGCGGCCCGATCGCCGCAGGCGGAAGACACCGGGATGTCGCACATCGGGTTCCGCTGCGCACGAAGTGTTTGA
- a CDS encoding glycosyltransferase family 4 protein, whose amino-acid sequence MHVVMFGDQHLESLGGAQVSMRLQRRFLEKAGHTVTVVAPRMHGRRAAAGAAAQPAAVAEPVDTSAYLDLPSLPVTFDREYSLTWPSRRTDRFLDEAMSGRPPVDVVHVQADFWGAFIGHRFAARHRRPVVHTMHNRVDVGIRATAPFPGLVLRVLNAWQRRALGVASESKATGSDGWSFLRRFAERSDAVTAPSSHFARRLEAHGVVPGHGAPAVDVVWNGIDDDVLDAALAAAPGERAPGRPRFVWIGRMSPEKRLLTFLEAVAESGVDADVEIIGGGGQLRAARRIIEKRRPRASVVFAGRMRYAETLRRIQAADAVVQTSIGFETQGMTIFEAASLGTPAIVSDPDLAAELGQGRWDVADASVGALADALRRAAADIEADVAPKPDPAVRDRFRQSSRTAAMIDVYDRVTAQAGR is encoded by the coding sequence GTGCACGTCGTGATGTTCGGCGATCAGCACCTCGAGTCCCTCGGCGGCGCTCAGGTGTCGATGCGGTTGCAGCGGCGGTTCCTCGAGAAGGCCGGGCACACCGTGACCGTCGTCGCGCCGCGTATGCACGGGCGGCGGGCCGCCGCTGGTGCGGCCGCTCAGCCGGCTGCGGTCGCTGAGCCTGTCGACACGTCCGCGTACCTCGACCTGCCGTCGCTGCCGGTCACGTTCGACCGCGAGTATTCGCTCACGTGGCCGAGCCGTCGTACGGATCGTTTCCTCGATGAGGCGATGTCAGGGCGCCCGCCCGTCGATGTGGTACACGTGCAGGCGGACTTCTGGGGAGCCTTCATCGGCCACCGCTTCGCCGCCCGCCACCGGCGGCCGGTGGTGCACACGATGCACAATCGGGTGGATGTCGGCATCCGGGCGACGGCGCCCTTCCCGGGTCTCGTGCTGCGCGTGCTGAACGCATGGCAGCGCCGCGCGCTCGGCGTCGCCTCCGAGTCGAAGGCGACCGGAAGCGACGGCTGGTCGTTCCTGCGACGCTTCGCCGAGCGATCGGATGCCGTCACCGCCCCCTCATCGCACTTCGCGCGTCGGCTCGAAGCGCACGGAGTGGTTCCCGGGCACGGCGCGCCCGCCGTCGACGTGGTGTGGAACGGGATCGACGACGATGTACTGGATGCGGCGCTCGCCGCCGCACCGGGTGAGCGCGCGCCAGGTCGCCCGCGCTTCGTGTGGATCGGGCGGATGAGCCCCGAGAAGCGCCTCCTTACGTTCCTCGAGGCGGTCGCCGAATCCGGAGTCGACGCCGACGTCGAGATCATCGGCGGCGGCGGGCAGCTGCGCGCAGCGCGCCGGATCATCGAGAAGCGTCGGCCACGGGCATCCGTCGTCTTCGCGGGGCGGATGCGGTATGCCGAGACCCTCCGCAGGATCCAGGCGGCGGACGCCGTCGTGCAGACCTCGATCGGCTTCGAGACGCAGGGCATGACCATCTTCGAGGCCGCGTCGCTCGGTACGCCCGCGATCGTCAGCGACCCTGACCTCGCCGCCGAGCTCGGTCAGGGCCGATGGGATGTCGCGGACGCCTCGGTCGGGGCGCTCGCTGACGCCTTGCGCCGCGCGGCGGCCGACATCGAGGCGGACGTGGCGCCGAAGCCGGATCCGGCGGTGCGCGACCGCTTCCGTCAGTCTTCACGGACGGCCGCGATGATCGACGTCTACGACAGGGTCACGGCGCAAGCCGGTCGCTGA